A portion of the Cryptomeria japonica chromosome 5, Sugi_1.0, whole genome shotgun sequence genome contains these proteins:
- the LOC131028785 gene encoding calcium-binding protein KIC: MLYSSLEFKKIIRRNIMEEFQDFLPVMAKKLGEPDFMEELCKGFRLLADPQRSLITVESLRKNSAILGVESLADSEIEAMVQEGDLDGDGALNEHEFCVLMIRLSPSFMAEAENWLQEALLHELEETLKDCKS; encoded by the coding sequence ATGCTCTACTCCTCTCTCGAATTCAAGAAAATTATAAGGAGAAATATAATGGAGGAATTTCAGGATTTCCTTCCAGTTATGGCTAAGAAATTGGGGGAACCCGATTTTATGGAGGAACTGTGTAAAGGATTTCGTCTACTGGCGGATCCACAACGGAGTTTGATCACTGTCGAAAGTCTGAGAAAAAATTCAGCTATTTTAGGGGTGGAGTCTCTGGCAGATTCGGAAATAGAAGCGATGGTGCAGGAGGGAGATTTGGACGGCGACGGAGCTCTGAATGAGCACGAATTTTGCGTTCTGATGATTCGGCTCAGCCCTTCTTTCATGGCGGAGGCTGAAAATTGGCTACAGGAAGCCCTGCTCCATGAATTGGAAGAAACGTTGAAAGACTGTAAATCTTAA
- the LOC131028796 gene encoding calcium-binding protein KIC-like produces MEDFLPIMAKKLGEPDFMKELCKGFRLLADPQRRLITVDSLRKNSAILGVESLTDSEIEAMVQEGDLDGDGALDEHELCVLMVRLSPSFMAEAENWLQEALLHELEETFNVCKA; encoded by the coding sequence ATGGAGGATTTTCTGCCAATTATGGCGAAGAAATTGGGGGAACCCGATTTTATGAAGGAACTGTGTAAAGGATTTCGTCTACTGGCGGATCCACAACGGAGATTGATCACCGTCGACAGTCTGAGGAAAAATTCTGCTATTTTAGGGGTGGAATCTCTGACAGATTCGGAAATAGAAGCGATGGTGCAGGAAGGGGATTTAGATGGCGACGGAGCTCTAGATGAGCATGAGCTTTGCGTTCTTATGGTTCGACTCAGCCCTTCTTTCATGGCGGAGGCTGAAAATTGGCTACAGGAAGCCCTGCTCCATGAATTGGAAGAAACGTTTAATGTCTGTAAAGCTTAA